The genomic stretch TGTCGCCGGGGACAGCTGCCACGGCGTTCGTGCGCCAAGTACTGTCCGCCCGGGCGTCACCCTTCGCCTCCGTCATGCCACTCAGCACCCCGAAAGCCACAACGGCGGAGAAGGCGGCGGCAAGCGCCGAGCGAAGCATCTTCTTATGCATAGTCGGCTTCGTCCTCATCTGAAGGTCACCTCTCCCCCGTCGATTAAGACGATGGCCCATTCCGGCACGTCATGGCCACACGATCGGTGCATCATGTTCCTGCACGTTCAGGACCCTGGGGGGTGGAGAATTGGCCACGAATGAGACTAAGGGGACACATTCGCACGCGCTGACCGAGCTGTGCGACGAGGGTCACCGTCTTTATGGGATCGCACTCCGGACGGGACGTATCGCTCGAACGGACGTGGAGACCGCCCCTTGCCTCATGGAGTTCGCCCTGCTTCACCCCGACCCGGATGACGCGAGCTGGCTGCGCCCGGTCGCCCCGTCGGTCGCGTTGGCTCAGCGCCTCAGCCCGATCGAGCACGAGATCACCCAACGGCGGCGGTTGTCGATCGAACTCGCCGAAGCATTCGAGCCGTTCATGACGCTCAGCGCGCAGGCACCGGCCACCACCCACTCGATCACCGTGCTGGAAGGCATCGACCGGATCAACGCGGCACTCGATCTGGCCACGGCCCAGTGCACGACCGAGATGCTCACGGTCCAGCCGATGCGCCGGCGGCCCGAACACACCCTCGCTCAGGGGCTGGAACGCGACCGGCCACTGATCGAACGCGGCTGCCGCATCCGGACCCTCTACCAGCACACGGCTCGCTACAGCCCCGAGACACTGGCCTACGTCGCCCAGTTCGCCAGCGGCAAAGTGGAGTACCGCACCATCGACGAACTCGTCGAGCGGCTGATCATCTGCGACGAGACCGTCGCCTTCATCCCCACCCGGGACGACGGCACGGTCGCCCTCGAACTCCGCCACCCCGGCATGGTCCGCTACCTGATCAAGGTCTTCGAGTTCATGTGGGGCCGTGCGGTGCCACTGAGCACAGGCGCCCCGTACGAGACCGACACGGACGGCATCACGGAGATCCAGCACTCCATAGCCAAGCTCCTCGTCGAAGGACACGTCGACGAGGCCATCGCCCGCCGCCTGGGTATGAACGTACGCACCTGCCGAGCCCACATAGCCAAGCTCGCGACCGCACTCGGCAGCGGAAGCCGCGCCCAACTCGGCTTCCTCATCGCCCAGTCGGGGATCCTCAAGCCCGACCACCCGATGTCGAGAGGTGAGGGCCACCCGTGACCGAGGCTCACAGGCACGGAGCGGAGGAACTGTGCGAGGCGGGCCTGGGCCTGTACGCCCGCGCTCTTCGCGAAGGGCGGATTCACGCCGAGGAGGCGGACGCGGCGCCGTGCCTGGTCGACCTCGGGCTACTGCAACCGGACCTCGCGGACCTGCGCCGGTTGCGGCCCGTCATGCCGGCCTTCGCGTTCCACCGACTGCTGCGCGACGTCGAGGACCGCATCGCGGACGAACGGCGGCGCGAGGCCCGGTTGGCAGATATGTTCGAATCTCTGATGGGCATCGCCGGACGGT from Streptomyces davaonensis JCM 4913 encodes the following:
- a CDS encoding helix-turn-helix transcriptional regulator, which codes for MEFALLHPDPDDASWLRPVAPSVALAQRLSPIEHEITQRRRLSIELAEAFEPFMTLSAQAPATTHSITVLEGIDRINAALDLATAQCTTEMLTVQPMRRRPEHTLAQGLERDRPLIERGCRIRTLYQHTARYSPETLAYVAQFASGKVEYRTIDELVERLIICDETVAFIPTRDDGTVALELRHPGMVRYLIKVFEFMWGRAVPLSTGAPYETDTDGITEIQHSIAKLLVEGHVDEAIARRLGMNVRTCRAHIAKLATALGSGSRAQLGFLIAQSGILKPDHPMSRGEGHP